In Gigantopelta aegis isolate Gae_Host chromosome 2, Gae_host_genome, whole genome shotgun sequence, the sequence tgacaccgcgacatcgtgctgcgagactagagtttgctctccagaatggtaatcatccaccagccttttaacAGAGCATAGTTTTCTCAGacgagtcccgtttctctgtctcctttgccgatggaagagcacgtgtgtacaggagactccatgaacggtacgctgacggatgtgtgagggaacgtgatcggtttggcggcggttgtctgatggtatggggggcaatcaactgtgatttcaggagtgatctcatcactgtcgacgatgcccttacagcccagcgttattctaagaccagttctccagccacttttgcgccgtcaccgaagaccaggaggtcctcttctgtttcaacaagacaatgcccgtccacatactgcaagaattacccagacATTCCTGGTatcaagccggtatcaccgttatgaactggcccgccgtttctccggatttgaacccaattgaacacatgtgggatgagttaggacgtcgtgtacgtcaccttcagccaccaccgcgtaacgtcgctgagcttgcacaggcgttgtaggaggagtggaggaacattcctgtggcttatttgagatgtttgtacCAATCCTTTCCCCcatcgtcttcacgcatgctcacgggccaatggtggacacaccagatactgccTTGAtatgggtgtatgtgtgtgaactttttgattacgaatgcaactcgattactaatgataactggccatgtttccatgtgaatgtatctcatgaataccagtcattaatgtcatattaaattatccatcaatttattaatagcAATGAAAAGtagtttttgcgttttcattgcgTGTTAGTATAGAATATATAACAGCTCGCTAacgggtcgttaaataaatgttccttTCGGTTGTTGTGGTGCTTTTGGGGGATTGTTTTAGAAGATAAAATTGTCAGACCGTTTCTTAATGAAAACACAAGATAATATTTTAGTAAcgctaaacaacaaaacaggcGGTATTTTCATCAAGCGAACGCGAACAAATGGGTTCTATTGATATTCAGTAGTTTGTTCCCACCAAGTGAGAGTGAACAGGAACGGAATTTCCCATTATGGCTTTTAGAATCATATCTCTGAAGACAGCAGGACCAGCTTGTGTGCATTTAGTATTACAGTTTAAAGTTTCTCTTTGTTTAATGTTATCAacagtgcacattgatttattaagatccatcggctattggatgtcaaacacatggtcttCAAGCGACCTTTTATAcgaatttctcgttccaaccagtgcaccacaactggtcaaaggccgtggtatgtgctttcctgtctgtgggaaagtgcatataaaagatcccttgctgcattaagaaaaatgtagcgggtttcctctgatgactacgagttagtaataccaactgtttgacatccaatagccgaggattaattactcaatgtgctccaatcgttaaacaaaacaaacttattgtcCCCTGTCAGAAAATAGGCCCACCCAGGTGGTTCGATTCTACGACGCAAAACAAACTAGGCTAGAGCTTTACCGAATGAGCTGGATCCAGCCCTCTCCACCCACACCCCGCCCTCTCCACCCACACCCTGCCTCACCCCCTACGATCAGGTCCTGCTTTAATACGACAAAGACACGTACCTATATGTTGCAGTGAATTGCTATAGTGAACAGTATATACTAAAGTCTTAACTGTCCGTAGTTtacaaatgtgctgaggtgtcgttaaccaaacattcctttcctttccgttTCGTATTCCACAGAAGCAGCGAGGTGTCCGGTTGGGTTTGTGCAGTTCTATCGCAGGTGTCTGTGGTTTGTGTTTGAACCGCGCAAGAAATGGAAGGATGCCAGGCAGTACTGTTTGAACCACAGCTCGCGTTTAGTGATAGACAACTCGACGAGGAAACATGAATTCATAGTGAAGTTCTTAAAATACAACAGTCGTAAGTAGGATATCGTagttataaaatttagttttgtttttatttctactgACTTCATAGTGAAGttcttaaataaacaaaaacagtcgTAAGTACAATATCGTAAGTATAGAATTTATGTTCGTTTTTATTTCTaatgaatacaaaaatgtacGATTGTTTGTTCTACTTTATATAAATGCATATGCAGATCTGtcttatgcccccccccccccccacacactatTATACCCCCCACCAGCGCTTGTGTCATCAACTCCAGATATTGGTCCTACTAATCTGAGTTTTCATATTATTAAAGCAATAAGTGAAATGTTTTGTGGACCTAATTAGTGGGTGTgagggttaaagtttgttttgtttaacagcaccactagagcacattgatttattaatcatcagctattggatgtcaaatatctgataattttgacatctggttttagagaggaaacccgctacatttttccattgatagcaagggatctttcatatgcactatcccacagaggaaagcacatacgacggcttttgatatatcaggagagagagagagagagagagagagagagagagagagagagagagagagagagagagagagagagagagagagagagagagagagagagagagagagagagagagagagagagagagagagagagagagaggagagagtatGGGTATTCATAAACGAATAAAAGGTTTTGATGgggatgatgatgaagatgattattaaaatgatgaggattattattattattattattattattatgttgcaGCTCATGGGTCCACTGATTTGTACACAGATGGTATATTTGGTTGTATTGGCCACCATAGCCCTATGAACTGGAACCCCGGCTCGGGCCATAGCTGTAATGCTCTTCAAGACTGGCACTGGAATTTTGATGGACGGCAAGTGAGTTCTTCCCGGGAAACCCACTGGATCGAAGGCCACCCTCCAGACCCGCCAACCCTGGGGGAAAGTGGCCTCGGCTATGGCAAGGTGGCCTGTTTACGAATCAGCCGAAACAAGGCAACGTACGGAAACTGGATGGCAGctagttgtgaaataaaactgcCTTTCATTTGTGAACTTAGGCTGCCAAAGGTTGTCAAAACGAAGAAGATGAAGAGAGGAAGGCGTTCAGATCTTTGATAGTAAGTTGATCtgagtcattttttttttaaatttgtttgctGAAAGCTTGTGAGGCTGAGCGGGTGAGGTAGAAGGCTGGCCTAGGAGCTGGTGATGTGTCGATGTCATATTCACGATCTGTGGATCGAGTTCGTCAAAACAAGGAGAAATAGTCTAAAGGAACATTTCCTGGTCGTGCATCAGGTTAATTAAACGAGCAGAAATGGCCTGTCGGTGGAGGGTTTTGAGTGTGGACATTTCTTGTTGGTATACAGTGATTAAACGAGCAGAAATGGCCTGGTAGTGTAAGGTTTCGAATGTGGACATTACTTGCTGTTATACAGTTGTCACAGGACCATTCCATGCCTTCTTTCATCAGGGTTACAAGGAAATGTAAGAATCAGCCAAAGATGGGAAAACGGATCTTTAGGAATTCTGCAGTGTTGACTACATTCGTTGTTGAAGAGAAATACAAAAAGTGTaaagttgttaacattttatatttaaatgtgatCTTTTATTCATCGCTCGACAGTCACTCGAAAACGATTCACAGCATCATCACTAACGTGGGTTCTTGAAAGAAAACAAGATAAATGAGTCACTAGAAGTCATGACTGTTGACCGCGGctatttaaagaagaaaaaaatagcccCAAAGTGGAAAGTATTCAGCATGGTATTATTGGTTAGAACTGATTtcagtgttttcttttatttttgttatcacAGACTCACAGCTGTTACGAAGTAGAAGACAGAACATTGGATATCTCGATCTCCATCCTCTTTATTATATGTGACGTAACGGCTATATAGAGCACACCCCGTGTAACAGACTGTCAATATTAGACAACTAAACTGTGACTATAATAAACACTTTTCTAAATCTGACGGCATGGATCTTTAGTATGATCGTAATCCAGTTAAGTCTAACAATAAACCTATAATAGTATGTTGGTGAGTAGTACAAGCtctacaagaagaaacccgacactCGGATGACTCTTATGGATAATGGTGACGAGTTTCTGCTTGTATTAATCACTATCTTGTGCATTTAATACTACATTGTACTAGTATAGGTAACTCGTTAATGATCAGACTAAAGAATCGTTTTCACGTGGATTTTAAACGCAGTACATGACGTCCGCTTGGTTGTCGAAATTTTAAAACTTGACAGTCTGTAATACTAAGTGCGCTCTGGCGCTGTTCTCACACAAACTGAAGAGAGCTAGAAGACactaaaggcgacgccacacgatacgagttcGTCGTACGAGAATTGCCTGTTGTATAGCAACCGATGACATCGAATTatgtcttgtcacaatcggctattctcacacgagacactcgtatcgtgtCACGTCGCCTTAAAACTAATGGCAAAACATGGAAACTATTAGCACTTGCCGTTCTAGAGTGTAATTACTGATGTCGCTTGTCTAGCCGTGATGCATGTACAGTAACTAGAATATAGTaggtataataaaaatattatttgagtgCAGAAAGtgaaaggaaaatgttttaaagtaaagaaggacatttttgtaaattaggATCTGACAACATTAATTGAGTATTTGATCATGATgacgttttctttctttctttattttattcgCACAGAAAAATAGTACGGTCAAAGTATATCATCTACCTTGAAATTACAAAGTTGTACGTAGAAAtaggttttcttcttcttctatttttaaaaaagaatggTAGCGTATTTTTCAGGCATGAGCATGTATGTGATAATAacattatagtattatataaaCTTGTTCCTTAGAATCATGTTTCTAGTTTTGGGATATCATGTTTGCTGATTTTCATCTTCTGTATTTGAATATTCAGTGTTAACACCTGCTACTTACAAACCTGTCTGCTAGTACAGAATGCAAATACAACTACAGTTAAACTAATAACCGCAGCATCTCGCCTCACTGTTTTACAACATCGTTTTCTTTAATACAGAATACAGACACAACTACACTACAGTTAAACTAATAACCGCAGCATCTCGCCTCACTCTCTTACAACATCGTTTTCTTTAATACAGAATACAGACACAACTACACTACAGTTATACTAAAAACCGCAGCATCTCTCCTCACTGTCTTACAACatcgtttttttttaatacagaatacaAACCATAATTAACAGAATGCGACATCTTACGACATAAAACtgcttattacatattatttagtGCTGTATAATTAGATTATTTGGAAACATTGTCAGTACAGGTCATTTTGCACtacattatgttttttattttgggaGAATAGGCAAGTTCACACTAAAACATAAAGGTCGTTTTATGTACGGAGTATTTTGGCGCGGCGCGGGCATAAAGACTTTAGATTGcaattttagaaaaacaaaGACGCCGCATCCTCAACGTTAAATCACTTGCCCATACACACCCATTCACCCAACTCTCCAATCTCCACGCATAGTCATGTTTATATTACTCCTAGTGAGTATCAAAAACGTGAGGTGTGTTCAGGAGGGCGAGCGATAGTGGTCGATCGCTTGTCTGGTTTTTGCGCCTATCGTTTGTATTAGTACCAAAAATCAAAAAGGaacattttatgtaataatgttAAAGTGTTGTTAGATTGCTTTTTTATGGGTGTAGTATCCATGGGAAGTTGTTggtgatgttttttgtttgttttgtttttttggttttttttttatgccaaCAAATTGAACAgagtaattacaaataaatgttcatGATTACAATATACTGCGATTGTAATATCCATCAAAATCAAACTGTTCTGATTACCACGTATCTCTACTACTAACTTTGATCTGCGTTTCTTTGGGCACTCCGTATATGACGTATATCACCACACCTCTGATATACAATTATATTACAAGAAACTGTTAGATTCGATATGAGACCAGGTCACTTGATCGTCTCACAGACAAGAATAGGCTGGAATGTCGTGTGTCCCGTTTTAAACAAACGATTTAGATGATCGTTCTTTCAGACTTCCATTTGGAAACTCCACGTGTGGTGAGTTTCATATGAGGTCTTATGGGTTTAAATTAACATATCGAATTGCTTCCACCCGCCACGCACCGCGCTATATGGCACAAACAAACCGGTTTCCTGAACAAGTAGCATCTTGTTTATTTATCTTACCAGCGGAATATTAGATCGAACAATCAGTGCTTGCCATTGACCAACTTTGGCTGATAATTCAAAGATCACTATAACATATACAGTTCCTTATTCTGACGGTGTAATACGTAAACTTATATCATGAGCGTTACCAGAAATATATGGAAGAGGTTCTTTTGtataatgaattaatattaatttatgtctaATATTAAAAgagaataatttaaaataaagatttGCAATCAAAACTAATAAGTAATATTTCTTAAAATCACCAAAAGACCGAAAGTTAGTTCGTTCGCAGTTAGAAATTTCAATTTTAAGTTGTGGAaattgttatgtgtgtgtgtgtgtgtgtgtgtgggtgtgtgtgtgcgtgtgcgtgtgtgtgtgtgtgtgaagacaGTCAAAGCTAATGAAATGGTTTTCTTTTCAGGTTCAGTATTCACAAAAAGAGAAAACGATTTAGCAacaagttatagcaatactcaagAAACTGTTTAAATCATTTACATCGTTTCTGTATTACTACACATACCGGTATATGTAGtcgtataaaaataaataaaaattagaagaaaaaaatagctgcgtttataaacaaaataacaaagtcGGTACCAATTACTATCAAATTCAGACCGCAGTGAAAAAACATTTGAGGCAAGTGATAATGAGTCCCCTCAGTAACTAAGATTGTGGGGAgttatttaagatattacatactaagcattgatatttaatccttttatAGTCCCTTGTTTAAATTCACATACTTAGGGAGCTAAAATTACTCCCTTTGAATTAGTCCCAGGGGAGTGATGGAGAGcgggagtgatagctccccttataTACCCTTATTCATGACCCCcgtgaaatattgtttttgtcactcgctaaagcccGTGACAAAGTTAAACGTTTTTATTTCAcccgggacataaatttgataacatTTAGCTGGTAAGTCGTTTATTATCGTCTATTTAGTTATTAGTTACGTAAAATAGTTTGTGCTTCGTGTGGGGTATGTTAAATCATCGTATGTCTTAGGCAGCATGTGTATAAATACTTAATGTCTATATGGGGCCGGATCAAGGATTTTGTGATGGGggaggtggggaggggggatcCAGGACATGTTCTAACTGGATTAAGACTAAACAAAGACGGGACAAATAGTCGTTGAACATGGACAATGTTGATAGTGTACAATTCACCGGTACTGTAcctcccaccaccacccacccccgccGACCCCGCCCTTGCATGTGTATAGAGTTACTTCGTGATTTGTGTTTCTATAATagactgtgtgtgtatgcatttgTGTATCATTGATTAATGTGTACGTCTAAGCAGAGTAGGACACTGGTGTACTACATATAGCTCATGGAAGGCACTGAAACAAGCCAAGAGTGTAGTCGGGTCGACACCGGATATTGGCACTGTTGTAGCTATAATATGACTACATTACCTTGGCACCACGATTGATCTGtggtaataaaattgtttttaacatcatAACTCAAAATTAAAGCAATTATAGACCCAAAATTAAGACATTTAGTAAAACAAATACGTCAACAGTTAATAAATTCGAAATTGTATGAAAAGTAACTGGAATAGTAATTCGCCGTACAGTcgccattttaatttttaaatgaaacaaatgcGTTATTATGCGTAATGCGTTCTGCAATGTTAAAGTTATATGAACTTGTACGAAATTGATTAATGGTAAGTGACCCCCAACAGTAAATCATTAATAAGAGACAAAACTTGAATAATTATTTTCGTTACGATTGTACCAATATTCTTCAACAATTAGGCAACGTTcgaggagtgtgtgtgtgtgggggggggggggggggggggactgtagCTATGGACGTATATAAGCGCTAGGTAGCAGTTGCCgctacaaaacaaataaaaacagattttgtttatattcaaaatatatgttaaacaCTTACGGCGAGCTGGGATGGGGCTGTGGTGAGTATAAAGTGTCCGGAGTTtgcgttacgtaattgttgaacggccctttaatatattttgatgaatatatattatgtagatTTAGTTAGATATCAAAGTAGTGATGTCTTTCTTCCATGTTAATTACAACGTGAGCTTGAGTGATGGCCCACCTCAATCGACGAGATCAATGACAATGACAATAATCTGATAGCAGGAAAAGTGACGCTAATCACGAGACGGTGAACGTCATACTGAATCCAATACCCGtcttatataacatatattaaaGAACAATTGGGCCATCTGAGAAACAAATAAAGAATATAAAATCCCATTTGAatgggggaggaggaggggcGGTCAATCGCCCCTCAGGAAATACGAACAAGTGCCAGTTTTGGTTTGAAAGCGACCTTTTTGTCTAGCTAGTGAATATCCAATATTACTGTACTGGTACTCTAAATATATAATAGCTATTGACATAATGAAACTGTACACGACAAAAGTAAATGTAGATAGGAATGTATTTACAGTGTACACGTATTAATCCATGAATGGCCGGACTAGCTATGGACGTATATAAGCGCTAGGTAGCAGTTGCCgctacaaaacaaataaaaacaaaaaagaaaaaaacgagGTAAAAGTGCAACTTTTAGTTTAGAAGTGCTATTTTTTTCCCAGTTAGAAAGGTCCCTATATTACTATACAATGagtttttaccccccccccccccctttccctctAGGTGTTATGTTAGATATGACCCCAGTAGTATTAAAACTATAATTTACGTAGGTCTAGTAAATATGATATAATAATCTACAAACTGTGATACTATATTTATCAAATCATCGAGTATGTGATATTACTGATATCTGTCTCATTCGTGtagtcttgttttgtttgtaaataggAGTGCCATGTTCAAAATGCCATCACCTgcgacatatttatatttttatataccattATGTATTATTTCTTTGCTTGTTTGGACTCAAAAAAAACATACCTGTTCAAACATGTGCGTATTATAAATGCAATTTGTTATGTCTTTCATGTTACTGTATTTATTGTGCCAAAAATAATTAACCTCATTCAATAAAGTCTTCCTTATTTGACAAcctagttttttgtttttctctacTTATGTCGACCACGTGTCATTCGTGCGTgtcgcccctgcgcgtgctgtaacctcaccgtggtgcaggggtgtaacattctctttgagaatggccaatacagcacaaaattgaagttttgaataaaagtctatctgtgatatttgtatttttgcacagttctttacactgtgtttttgtttaaatcttgaatttttatattgatgttgatcatcactttatttgtttgcattaccatagtttgacacccaatagccgatgtatttttcgtgctggggtgtcgttaaacattcattcgtgcattcattcatacattcgtGCGTGTCTGTGCAAACGTGCGTACTTGCATGTGTTACAGGCACAGAAAAGACGGTTATGGGGAAGGGGTGAGGGTGTCAAGGAAGTTTATTCCTCAGCTGAggatatgattttgttttcttattagAGCCACAAAATTATATCTAACACATTGCTATTATTTTTCTCCAAATGTCAGGAAATCACGTTTGTAACGCCTAGTTTTGGGAATCCGTTTGATTTCATTATCGATCATCAGTTATAAATGGTTTGTACAAactgatcaactttcgattacacaattggtcagaattatataaacataaaaaggaTTAACTTATAAGTAATATACACAATGTCATATTAGGCCTATAATGTTCAATGGACTAGACCCTACAAATGTCTTAATTTTACCCCACCATGCTTCGTgtgacctgataacccctacataataattcgaagtgttattatGTCACTGCCTGATAACACTCCGTTGCTAAGCATGATAACCTTGGTGTTGCTATGTGTTATCAGGTCACTAGGAAATGAATTCTGCGCTGGTTTGTAGGAAATAAGTTCTGCGCATGGCGGATGTTTGTTCTCTTTTCAGTTACGTCGTTTCCTAATTTTtcgaatattaatttatttacagc encodes:
- the LOC121383747 gene encoding lactose-binding lectin l-2-like; translation: MTLPSGRVIWTFFMILTLCCDTTTHKRQTYKTKYRQLQKEHRDLAQGLEKLSKRLDKLEEREQEAARCPVGFVQFYRRCLWFVFEPRKKWKDARQYCLNHSSRLVIDNSTRKHEFIVKFLKYNSPHGSTDLYTDGIFGCIGHHSPMNWNPGSGHSCNALQDWHWNFDGRQVSSSRETHWIEGHPPDPPTLGESGLGYGKVACLRISRNKATYGNWMAASCEIKLPFICELRLPKVVKTKKMKRGRRSDL